The Hevea brasiliensis isolate MT/VB/25A 57/8 chromosome 1, ASM3005281v1, whole genome shotgun sequence genome has a window encoding:
- the LOC110634990 gene encoding protein CNGC15b, with translation MGFLFGGSRYLRIYDTSQVADLTTIKGNKDEEIHNRKTGKSLRAKVLQRVFSEDFERAKKRVLDPGGKIIRKWSSIFFAACLVSLFVDPLFFFLPIARGDVCIDITTPLKVILTIIRSVVDIFYWIHIFVKFHTAYVAPSSRVFGRGELVIEPSKIAERYLHKGFWLDLVAALPLPQMLIWVIDPHLEGWAVIHSKNILWFSILFQYLPRVYLIFPLSSQIEATGIVMQTSWAGAAYNLLLFMLAGHVSGACWYLLSIERQEDCWHRACNLEKPYCPNKYFDCRNVKDPTRVDWFKSSNVTNQCQPNSELNYQFGIYGDAVSLSVAGSAFMNKYFYCLWWGLKNLSTLGQNLVTTIHVGENIFVTIVAILGLVLFALLIGNMQRFLQSMTKRLEEWRIKRTDTEKWMHYRQLSPQLRQSIRKYDQYKWLATKGVDEQSLIKSLPIDLQRKVKRHLCIDLVRRVPLFDQMDETTLDAICERLKLQLCAKGMFLLHEGDTVNQMLFIIRGDLESYTTNGGRTGFFNSSRIGPGDFCCEELLTWALDPHTTIILPSSTRTVKAISEVEAFALTAEDLKFVAAQFRRLHSEQVKHKLRFYSHQWRTWAACFIQAAWHRHKKLKEMAELMAEDPREAQSESFQALCADNQAAGVKRSFKYKQSGSDTFILSSVQKPTDPDFSVDPK, from the exons ATGGGTTTTTTATTTGGTGGTTCAAGATATTTGAG AATTTATGACACTTCTCAAGTGGCAGACCTCACTACAATCAAAGGAAACAAAGATGAAGAGATTCATAATAGGAAAACAGGAAAATCTCTGAGAGCAAAAGTACTACAGAGAGTGTTCTCAGAGGATTTTGAGAGAGCAAAGAAAAGAGTATTGGATCCTGGAGGCAAAATTATTCGCAAATGGAGCAGTATTTTCTTTGCAGCATGCTTGGTTTCATTGTTTGTTGATCCTTTGTTCTTCTTCTTGCCTATAGCTAGAGGAGATGTGTGCATAGATATTACAACACCTCTCAAAGTCATCCTTACCATCATAAGATCAGTGGTGGATATCTTTTACTGGATTCATATATTTGTTAAATTTCATACAGCTTATGTTGCACCTTCTTCCCGTGTATTCGGGAGAGGAGAGCTTGTTATAGAACCTTCAAAAATTGCAGAGAGGTATCTGCACAAAGGATTTTGGTTGGACCTTGTTGCTGCCTTGCCCCTTCCTCAG ATGCTGATTTGGGTAATTGACCCTCATCTTGAAGGTTGGGCAGTGATACACTCAAAGAATATCCTTTGGTTTAGCATCCTGTTTCAGTACCTACCTAGAGTCTATCTTATATTCCCACTTTCTTCACAAATTGAGGCTACTGGTATTGTGATGCAAACATCTTGGGCCGGAGCAGCTTACAACCTTCTGCTTTTCATGTTAGCAGGCCAT GTTTCAGGAGCTTGCTGGTACCTTTTATCAATTGAGAGACAGGAAGATTGCTGGCATAGAGCCTGCAATCTTGAGAAGCCATACTGCCCAAATAAGTATTTCGATTGCCGCAATGTTAAAGACCCTACAAGGGTTGACTGGTTCAAGTCAAGCAACGTTACAAATCAGTGTCAGCCAAATAGTGAACTGAATTATCAGTTTGGCATATATGGTGATGCGGTATCATTAAGTGTTGCAGGTTCAGCTTTTATGAACAAGTACTTCTATTGTCTCTGGTGGGGTTTAAAAAACCTGAG TACTCTAGGACAAAATCTAGTTACAACCATTCATGTTGGAGAAAATATTTTCGTTACCATTGTCGCGATTCTTGGTCTTGTACTCTTTGCATTGCTCATTGGCAATATGCAA AGGTTCCTTCAATCCATGACTAAGCGATTAGAAGAGTGGAGGATCAAGAGAACAGATACAGAAAAATGGATGCATTACAGGCAGCTAAGTCCCCAGCTAAGGCAGTCTATTAGAAAGTATGATCAGTACAAGTGGCTGGCTACCAAAGGCGTTGATGAACAATCCCTTATCAAAAGTCTTCCCATAGATCTTCAGAGAAAGGTCAAACGTCATTTATGCATTGATCTAGTTCGACGA GTCCCACTGTTTGATCAAATGGATGAAACAACACTGGATGCAATTTGTGAGAGGCTAAAGCTTCAATTATGTGCAAAAGGTATGTTTCTTCTGCATGAAGGTGATACTGTGAATCAAATGCTCTTCATAATTCGAGGCGATCTTGAATCTTACACCACCAATGGTGGACGCACCGGATTCTTCAACTCAAGCAGAATTGGCCCTGGGGACTTCTGTTGTGAAGAGTTGCTGACATGGGCTTTAGACCCACACACCACCATCATCCTACCTTCATCCACCCGAACCGTCAAAGCTATTTCTGAAGTGGAGGCATTTGCTCTTACAGCAGAAGACTTAAAATTTGTAGCAGCACAGTTTAGAAGGCTACATAGTGAACAAGTTAAGCACAAACTCAGGTTTTATTCTCATCAGTGGAGAACATGGGCTGCTTGTTTCATACAAGCGGCATGGCATCGACACaagaaattgaaggaaatggCTGAATTGATGGCTGAAGATCCTAGAGAAGCCCAATCAGAATCATTCCAGGCTTTATGTGCAGACAATCAAGCTGCAGGTGTCAAAAGGAGTTTCAAATATAAGCAATCTGGGTCAGATACTTTTATTTTGAGCTCAGTGCAGAAGCCCACTGATCCAGATTTTTCAGTAGACCCAAAGTGA